The following proteins come from a genomic window of Kitasatospora sp. NBC_01246:
- a CDS encoding MFS transporter, whose protein sequence is MSRTIDNAPYTAFHRRLALACSGGPLLDGYILSIVGVALIGMRPELGLSTAEVSLIGAAALVGMFVGGALFGVLTDKIGREVMYTADLLVMVVCSVLSFWVDQVWAIAVLRFVLGLAVAADYPIATSLLAEWLPARHRGRLLGQQIIAWYAGSVLAYLTGYLFLRIGGNGSWRWMLASSAVLCVVFLVIRRGSPESPRWLAAHGRVGDAVRVVEKHLGVRVDGRELMPDPAEAGRPSGLRLLMTEPYRRRTLFCGLFFLCQVGPLFAMLTFGPQILASFGMPGGTVLDTLGTALVSLVFLLGCFPALRLIDTWGRRPVIIWSFALMIVPLALLGVWPAAPAAVAVIALCAYAFLCGGPNVLDWTYPNELFPTEIRATAVGVATSVSRIGAAVGTYLLPLSLSGLGTGPTMLIAAGTTAVGLLVCVLWAEETRGTGLGAASAAGPASAAPARPTPEPVG, encoded by the coding sequence ATGTCCCGAACCATCGACAACGCCCCGTATACCGCCTTCCACCGGAGACTGGCCCTGGCCTGTTCCGGTGGGCCCCTGCTGGACGGTTACATCCTGAGCATCGTCGGCGTGGCCCTGATCGGGATGCGTCCCGAGCTCGGCCTCTCCACCGCCGAGGTCAGCCTGATCGGCGCCGCCGCCCTGGTCGGCATGTTCGTCGGAGGCGCGCTGTTCGGCGTGCTGACCGACAAGATCGGCCGGGAGGTGATGTACACCGCCGACCTGCTGGTGATGGTCGTCTGCTCGGTGCTCTCCTTCTGGGTCGACCAGGTGTGGGCGATCGCCGTGCTGCGCTTCGTGCTCGGCCTGGCCGTGGCCGCCGACTACCCGATCGCGACCTCGCTGCTCGCCGAGTGGCTGCCGGCCCGCCACCGCGGGCGGCTGCTCGGCCAGCAGATCATCGCCTGGTACGCCGGTTCCGTCCTCGCCTACCTGACGGGCTACCTGTTCCTTCGGATCGGCGGGAACGGCAGCTGGCGCTGGATGCTGGCCAGCTCCGCGGTGCTCTGCGTGGTGTTCCTGGTGATCCGGCGCGGGTCGCCCGAGTCGCCGCGCTGGCTGGCCGCCCACGGGCGGGTAGGGGACGCGGTGCGCGTGGTCGAAAAGCACCTGGGCGTCCGGGTCGACGGGCGGGAACTGATGCCCGACCCGGCCGAGGCGGGCCGTCCCAGCGGCCTGCGGCTGCTGATGACCGAGCCCTACCGGCGCCGCACGCTCTTCTGCGGGCTGTTCTTCCTCTGCCAGGTCGGCCCGCTCTTCGCGATGCTGACCTTCGGCCCGCAGATCCTGGCCTCCTTCGGCATGCCGGGCGGCACCGTGCTCGACACCCTCGGTACGGCCCTGGTGAGCCTGGTCTTCCTGCTGGGCTGCTTCCCGGCGCTCCGGCTGATCGACACCTGGGGCCGTCGTCCGGTGATCATCTGGTCGTTCGCCCTGATGATCGTGCCGCTCGCCCTGCTGGGTGTCTGGCCGGCCGCCCCCGCGGCCGTCGCCGTCATCGCGCTGTGTGCCTACGCGTTCCTGTGCGGCGGCCCGAACGTGCTCGACTGGACCTACCCGAACGAACTCTTCCCGACCGAGATCCGGGCGACGGCGGTCGGTGTCGCGACCTCGGTGAGCCGGATCGGCGCGGCCGTGGGCACGTACCTGCTGCCGCTGTCGCTCAGCGGCCTCGGGACCGGGCCGACCATGCTGATCGCGGCCGGTACCACGGCGGTCGGCCTGCTGGTGTGCGTCCTGTGGGCCGAGGAGACGCGCGGCACCGGCCTGGGGGCGGCCTCGGCCGCCGGCCCCGCGTCGGCCGCGCCGGCCCGGCCGACCCCTGAGCCGGTCGGCTGA
- a CDS encoding MBL fold metallo-hydrolase has protein sequence MHTTSDDPRGASPAIGTIPAWTVGDLTVHRIDEIPLPPDTGQWLLPDATPEVVRGQDWLRPDFADPAGRLLIDSHTFAFTVGGLKVLVDTGIGNGKDRANPAWHDLDTDYLDRLTAAGYPPADVDLVILTHLHTDHVGWNTRADGNGAWVPTFPNARYLTSRTEREFWAGREMDEPRRRMFRDSVDPVAEAGLLDLVDVPAGGAEVAPGLRLLPTPGHTPGHLAVELSGEGGAALVTGDCVHHPVQFAHPAIGSCVDIDPARSRATRRSLLESLAGTGTLVLGTHFPPPTAGRVVAHGDAYRLESVPGTPRTTR, from the coding sequence ATGCACACGACGTCCGACGACCCGCGCGGTGCTTCACCCGCCATCGGCACCATCCCGGCCTGGACCGTCGGCGACCTCACCGTGCACCGGATCGACGAGATCCCCCTGCCGCCCGACACCGGGCAGTGGCTCCTGCCGGACGCCACGCCCGAGGTCGTGCGCGGGCAGGACTGGCTGCGCCCCGACTTCGCCGACCCGGCCGGCCGGCTGCTGATCGACAGCCACACCTTCGCGTTCACCGTCGGCGGTCTGAAGGTCCTGGTGGACACCGGGATCGGCAACGGCAAGGACCGCGCCAACCCGGCCTGGCACGACCTCGACACCGACTACCTCGACCGGCTGACCGCCGCCGGGTACCCGCCCGCCGACGTCGACCTCGTGATCCTCACCCACCTGCACACCGACCACGTCGGCTGGAACACCCGCGCCGACGGGAACGGGGCGTGGGTCCCCACCTTCCCCAACGCCCGCTACCTCACCTCGCGCACCGAGCGCGAGTTCTGGGCCGGCCGGGAGATGGACGAGCCGCGCCGCCGGATGTTCCGCGACTCGGTGGACCCGGTGGCGGAGGCCGGGCTGCTCGACCTGGTCGACGTCCCGGCGGGCGGCGCCGAGGTCGCCCCCGGCCTGCGGCTGCTCCCCACGCCCGGCCACACCCCGGGCCACCTGGCCGTCGAGCTGTCCGGCGAGGGCGGCGCGGCCCTCGTCACCGGGGACTGCGTCCACCACCCGGTCCAGTTCGCCCACCCGGCCATCGGCAGCTGCGTCGACATCGACCCCGCCCGGTCGCGGGCGACCCGGCGGTCCCTGCTGGAGTCGCTCGCCGGCACCGGCACGCTGGTCCTCGGCACCCACTTCCCCCCGCCCACCGCCGGCCGGGTGGTCGCCCACGGCGACGCCTACCGGCTGGAGTCCGTCCCCGGCACCCCCCGTACGACGCGCTGA